A stretch of the Desulfovibrio legallii genome encodes the following:
- a CDS encoding NfeD family protein yields MHAPLLWFFLGTALLLAELLTPALVLLFFGLGAWAAALAALLGLELSGQLVVFMAVALCSLAVLRRRLRQVFGGRARAGDAPHDEDAPAPHPLTGARGVVSKALRPGAEGEVSVGGSFWRAVSAVPLEKGAPAAVLGAQADNGLVLCVAPVPGAAASKKDAA; encoded by the coding sequence ATGCACGCGCCACTGCTCTGGTTTTTTCTGGGCACGGCCCTGCTGCTGGCGGAGCTGCTGACCCCCGCCCTGGTTCTGCTGTTTTTCGGGCTGGGGGCCTGGGCGGCAGCCCTGGCCGCCTTGCTGGGGCTGGAGCTCTCCGGCCAGCTGGTGGTCTTTATGGCCGTTGCGCTGTGCAGCCTGGCGGTGCTGCGGCGGCGTTTGCGGCAGGTGTTCGGCGGCCGGGCCAGAGCCGGGGACGCGCCCCACGATGAGGACGCGCCGGCGCCCCATCCTCTGACCGGCGCGCGCGGCGTGGTGAGCAAGGCCCTGCGCCCCGGCGCGGAGGGCGAAGTGAGCGTTGGCGGCAGCTTCTGGCGGGCCGTGAGCGCCGTGCCGCTGGAAAAAGGCGCGCCTGCGGCCGTGCTGGGCGCGCAGGCCGACAACGGCCTGGTGCTTTGCGTGGCCCCTGTTCCCGGCGCGGCGGCGAGCAAAAAAGACGCCGCGTAA
- a CDS encoding SPFH domain-containing protein, whose product MQTFVTEYGWLVLLAVLVVIALVKSAVVAPNQSAYVVERLGKFHKVLYAGFHLLVPFVDVIAYRRSLKEQVLDVPKQTCITRDNVSVDIDGVLYLQIITPEKSAYGISDYEWGAIQLAQTSLRSVIGKLELDKTFEERTRINQEVVEALDAAAAPWGVKVLRYEIRDITPPVTVMEAMEKQMRAEREKRAAIAQSEGEMQARINLAEGAKAAAIAQSEGEKQSLMNQAEGQAAQIRTVATATAEGLRIVAGQLGDDPVAAAQLRLAEAYIDQFGRLAREGTSLIIPADIADAAGMVAAVSGIIKPGRGLAARPGSGEHAAS is encoded by the coding sequence ATGCAAACATTTGTGACGGAATACGGCTGGCTGGTTCTGCTGGCCGTGCTGGTGGTCATTGCGCTGGTCAAGAGCGCTGTTGTCGCGCCCAATCAGTCGGCCTATGTGGTGGAGCGCCTGGGCAAATTCCACAAGGTGCTCTACGCGGGCTTCCACCTGCTGGTGCCCTTTGTGGACGTCATCGCCTACCGCCGCAGCCTCAAGGAGCAGGTGCTGGACGTGCCCAAACAGACCTGCATCACCAGAGACAACGTGAGCGTGGACATTGACGGCGTGCTCTATCTGCAGATCATCACGCCGGAGAAATCCGCCTACGGCATTTCGGACTACGAATGGGGGGCCATCCAGCTGGCCCAGACCTCGTTGCGCTCGGTTATCGGCAAGCTGGAGCTGGACAAAACCTTTGAAGAGCGCACCCGCATCAACCAGGAAGTGGTGGAGGCCCTGGACGCCGCCGCCGCGCCCTGGGGCGTGAAGGTGCTGCGCTACGAGATCCGCGACATTACGCCGCCCGTGACGGTCATGGAGGCCATGGAAAAGCAGATGCGCGCCGAAAGGGAAAAACGGGCGGCCATTGCGCAGTCCGAGGGCGAGATGCAGGCGCGCATCAACCTGGCCGAAGGGGCCAAGGCTGCGGCCATTGCGCAGTCTGAAGGCGAAAAGCAGTCGCTTATGAACCAGGCCGAAGGCCAGGCCGCCCAGATCCGCACCGTGGCCACGGCCACGGCCGAGGGCCTGCGCATTGTGGCGGGCCAGTTGGGCGACGACCCCGTGGCCGCGGCCCAGCTGCGCCTGGCCGAGGCCTACATTGACCAGTTCGGGCGTCTGGCCCGCGAGGGCACCAGTCTGATCATCCCCGCCGACATCGCCGATGCCGCGGGCATGGTGGCCGCCGTGAGCGGCATCATCAAACCGGGTCGGGGGCTGGCCGCCAGGCCGGGCTCCGGCGAGCACGCAGCTTCATGA
- the infB gene encoding translation initiation factor IF-2, which produces MADAKIKIKLLGEELATDPKDMLRMLREMGIAARSVSGSVSPEEAARVRAHVAEQKQAEAERADTHPNVIVRRRRKEPPQAAAPAAKPEAPAAADPEAAPAQEAAAAAAAPAPEAAAPAAPAPEAPAASVRAARPARPAPVGARVLHRPGDTPPAAPAQAPAASETSAAAAPAAQAAPAAQAAAEPAPAAVQAAAAPAQEEAAKAAPKVVEDAAEKAARAARLARPDASAVPEGSSAPTLPPRAPENRSERFEGQNAAEGEAPAPRRPRAEAPSTPQVRIISRPAPGSQRPAAARPAAGARPGAPRDGAPRPARPGSPRPGAPRPGGLGQQPPAPGTEGREGQSKKKRLKGRRTVDFQQGNFGRRDDDDSGRLNRGKGRRKPGRGAPVAQATQPLKAAKRKIRITEAIRVADMAHQMGLKANEIIKVLFGLGVMATINQSLDIDTATLVASEFGYEVEKVGFSEDDYLLPKEADAPESLKPRPPVVTIMGHVDHGKTSLLDAIRKTNVTGGEAGGITQHIGAYHVKTKRGEIVFLDTPGHEAFTAMRARGAQVTDLVILVVAADDGVMEQTREAINHARAANVPIMVAVNKIDKPGANPDRVLRELAELGLQPEDWGGDTIVAKVSAKTREGLDALLEMVALQAEILELKANPDKPARGHIVEAKLDKGRGPVATVLVQEGTLHQGDNFVCGSFSGRVRALSNDQGKKVKEAGPSLPVEVQGFEGVPEAGEEFFVVADEKVARRIADSRMVKQRERELASESRVTLETFLSQRASDQETLTLNLVVKADVQGSLEAITEALNKLSTDKVRISVVHGGTGAISESDILLASASKAIIIGFNVRPTAKIKDVAEHENVDIRFYDIIYKLVDDIKSAMAGMLAPVQREVYLGQAEVRETFNVPKVGVIAGSYVADGKMARNAGVRLLRDGVVVYTGKIASLKRFKDDAKEVVKGNECGVGLENFNDVKTGDIIEAFETVEEAATL; this is translated from the coding sequence ATGGCTGATGCGAAAATAAAGATCAAACTTCTCGGCGAGGAACTCGCGACGGATCCCAAGGACATGCTGCGCATGCTGCGTGAAATGGGCATTGCGGCGCGTTCCGTTTCCGGCTCCGTGAGCCCGGAAGAGGCCGCCCGCGTGCGCGCGCATGTGGCGGAGCAGAAACAGGCTGAGGCCGAGCGTGCGGATACGCACCCCAACGTCATTGTGCGCCGTCGCCGCAAAGAGCCGCCCCAGGCCGCTGCGCCGGCCGCCAAGCCCGAAGCGCCGGCCGCGGCAGATCCGGAAGCTGCGCCAGCTCAGGAGGCCGCCGCTGCCGCTGCGGCCCCCGCGCCGGAAGCCGCGGCTCCGGCCGCTCCTGCTCCTGAGGCGCCCGCTGCATCAGTCCGCGCGGCCAGGCCCGCCCGCCCGGCGCCCGTCGGCGCGCGCGTGCTGCACCGCCCCGGCGATACGCCGCCCGCCGCTCCGGCGCAGGCCCCTGCGGCGTCTGAAACTTCTGCGGCGGCTGCCCCCGCCGCGCAGGCCGCCCCTGCGGCCCAGGCCGCGGCGGAACCCGCCCCTGCCGCTGTGCAGGCCGCTGCCGCCCCGGCGCAGGAAGAGGCGGCCAAGGCCGCGCCCAAAGTTGTGGAAGACGCGGCGGAAAAAGCCGCCCGCGCGGCGCGTCTGGCCCGGCCGGACGCCTCTGCCGTGCCCGAAGGTTCTTCCGCGCCCACCTTGCCGCCGCGCGCGCCCGAAAACCGCTCCGAGCGGTTCGAGGGCCAGAACGCGGCCGAAGGCGAGGCCCCTGCGCCGCGGCGTCCCCGGGCGGAAGCGCCCTCCACGCCGCAGGTGCGGATCATTTCCCGTCCGGCTCCCGGCAGCCAGCGTCCCGCGGCGGCCAGGCCGGCGGCGGGCGCGCGTCCCGGCGCGCCGCGCGACGGGGCTCCCCGGCCTGCGCGTCCTGGCAGCCCGCGCCCCGGTGCTCCGCGTCCCGGCGGGCTCGGCCAGCAGCCGCCCGCTCCCGGCACGGAAGGCCGTGAAGGGCAGAGCAAGAAGAAGCGCCTGAAAGGGCGGCGCACGGTAGATTTTCAGCAGGGCAATTTCGGCCGCCGCGACGATGACGACAGCGGACGGCTGAACCGCGGCAAGGGGCGTCGCAAGCCCGGCCGCGGCGCGCCTGTGGCCCAGGCCACCCAGCCGCTTAAGGCGGCCAAGCGCAAGATCCGCATTACGGAGGCCATCCGCGTGGCGGACATGGCCCACCAGATGGGCCTTAAGGCCAATGAGATCATCAAGGTGCTCTTCGGCCTGGGAGTTATGGCCACCATCAACCAGTCGCTGGATATCGACACGGCCACCCTGGTGGCGTCGGAATTCGGCTACGAGGTGGAGAAGGTGGGCTTCTCTGAGGACGACTATCTGCTGCCCAAGGAGGCGGACGCGCCGGAGAGCCTCAAGCCCCGTCCGCCCGTGGTGACCATCATGGGCCATGTGGACCACGGCAAGACCTCCTTGCTGGACGCCATCCGCAAGACCAACGTCACCGGCGGCGAAGCGGGCGGCATCACCCAGCACATCGGCGCGTACCACGTCAAGACCAAGCGCGGCGAGATTGTCTTTCTGGACACGCCCGGCCACGAGGCCTTTACGGCCATGCGCGCCCGCGGCGCGCAGGTGACGGACCTGGTCATTCTGGTGGTGGCGGCCGACGACGGCGTGATGGAGCAGACCCGCGAGGCCATCAACCACGCCCGCGCGGCCAACGTGCCCATTATGGTGGCCGTGAACAAGATCGACAAGCCTGGGGCCAATCCCGACCGCGTGCTGCGCGAGCTGGCCGAACTGGGCCTGCAGCCTGAGGACTGGGGCGGAGACACCATTGTGGCCAAGGTTTCGGCCAAGACCCGCGAGGGCCTGGACGCCCTGCTGGAAATGGTGGCTCTGCAGGCCGAGATCCTGGAGCTGAAGGCCAATCCGGACAAGCCCGCGCGCGGGCATATTGTGGAAGCCAAGCTGGACAAGGGCCGCGGCCCTGTGGCCACGGTGCTGGTGCAGGAAGGCACCCTGCACCAGGGCGACAACTTTGTCTGCGGCTCCTTCTCGGGCCGCGTGCGCGCCCTGAGTAACGACCAGGGCAAGAAGGTCAAGGAGGCCGGGCCCTCCCTGCCGGTGGAAGTGCAGGGCTTTGAGGGCGTGCCCGAAGCGGGCGAGGAATTCTTTGTGGTGGCCGACGAAAAGGTGGCCCGCCGCATTGCCGATTCGCGCATGGTCAAGCAGCGCGAGCGCGAGCTGGCTTCGGAATCCCGCGTCACGCTGGAGACCTTCCTCTCGCAGCGCGCTTCCGACCAGGAGACCTTGACCCTCAACCTGGTGGTCAAGGCCGACGTGCAGGGCAGCCTGGAGGCCATTACCGAGGCCCTCAACAAGCTGAGCACGGACAAAGTGCGCATCAGCGTGGTGCACGGCGGCACGGGCGCCATTTCGGAGTCGGACATTCTGCTGGCCTCGGCCTCCAAGGCCATCATCATCGGCTTCAACGTGCGGCCCACGGCCAAGATCAAGGACGTGGCCGAGCACGAGAACGTGGATATCCGCTTCTACGACATCATCTATAAGCTGGTGGACGACATCAAAAGCGCCATGGCCGGCATGCTGGCTCCGGTGCAGCGCGAAGTCTATCTGGGCCAGGCCGAGGTGCGCGAGACCTTCAACGTGCCCAAGGTGGGCGTTATCGCCGGCTCCTATGTGGCGGACGGCAAAATGGCCCGCAACGCGGGCGTGCGCCTGCTGCGCGACGGCGTGGTGGTCTACACCGGCAAGATTGCCTCGCTCAAGCGCTTTAAGGACGACGCCAAGGAAGTGGTCAAGGGCAACGAATGCGGCGTGGGCCTGGAGAACTTCAACGACGTGAAGACCGGCGACATCATCGAAGCCTTTGAAACTGTTGAGGAAGCCGCAACGTTGTAG
- a CDS encoding sigma-54-dependent Fis family transcriptional regulator codes for MNDRQPFANTFMGTGQCLDTLNRVLAALAPGHSFRDSLQELLTALAEDMHFDRPHIVVQDPESGELRLSLSYGQADAPEAAYAPGSGITGQVFAEGKPIVVPCMQGREDFQNRLFGRSEEEMARLAFISVPVRVDNADRIEVIGTLSADTPTAPQEELDLRCRFLETVATLVGRQVARLQEELARQHFCMLPDEPLVSGTPSSVIANSKSLRHVLRRLTQAGASRATVLLRGESGVGKELMAQALHAASPRRAQPLVMLNCAALPAELIEGELFGWRKGAFTGAVQNRAGLFRQADKGTLFLDEIGDLSLTAQAKVLRALQEGEIQPLGDERRYKVDVRLVCATNRPLEDLVEQGQFREDLYYRINVFPVFIPPLRERPEDILPLTEHFLQMFSKEYNRPVRRISTPAIDLLLQYHWPGNVRELKNVVERAVLICDDAVLRAHHLPSTLQSAESSSTGRTADSLGFTETIARMEQEFIVDALKNARGNIHQAARDLGITYRIIYYKMKKYGIDHRRFLPSALSEGENKEKA; via the coding sequence ATGAACGACCGACAGCCTTTTGCCAATACCTTTATGGGCACGGGCCAGTGCCTGGACACCCTGAACCGGGTGCTGGCGGCCCTGGCCCCTGGCCATTCTTTCCGCGATTCTTTGCAGGAGCTGCTCACGGCTCTGGCCGAGGACATGCATTTTGACCGCCCCCACATCGTGGTGCAGGATCCGGAAAGCGGCGAGCTGCGGCTTTCCCTTTCCTACGGCCAGGCCGACGCGCCCGAAGCGGCCTACGCGCCCGGTTCCGGCATTACCGGGCAGGTCTTTGCCGAGGGCAAGCCCATTGTGGTGCCCTGCATGCAGGGCCGGGAGGATTTTCAGAACCGCCTGTTCGGCCGCAGCGAAGAAGAAATGGCCCGCCTGGCCTTCATCAGCGTGCCCGTGCGCGTGGACAACGCCGACCGCATTGAAGTGATCGGCACCCTCAGCGCGGATACGCCCACGGCCCCGCAGGAAGAGCTGGACCTACGCTGCCGCTTCCTGGAAACCGTGGCCACCCTGGTGGGCCGCCAGGTGGCCCGCCTGCAGGAAGAGCTGGCCCGACAGCACTTCTGCATGCTGCCGGACGAACCTCTGGTCAGCGGCACGCCTTCCTCGGTCATAGCCAATTCCAAGAGTCTGCGGCATGTGCTGCGCCGCCTGACCCAGGCCGGGGCCAGCCGGGCCACGGTGCTGCTGCGGGGCGAATCGGGCGTGGGCAAGGAGCTTATGGCCCAGGCCCTGCACGCGGCCAGCCCCCGCCGGGCCCAGCCCCTGGTCATGCTCAACTGTGCGGCCCTGCCCGCAGAGCTCATTGAGGGGGAGCTGTTCGGCTGGCGCAAAGGGGCCTTTACCGGCGCGGTGCAGAACCGCGCGGGCCTCTTCCGCCAGGCGGACAAGGGCACGCTTTTTCTGGACGAGATCGGCGACCTTTCCCTGACGGCCCAGGCCAAGGTGCTGCGCGCCCTGCAGGAAGGCGAAATCCAGCCCCTGGGCGACGAGCGCCGTTATAAGGTGGATGTGCGCCTGGTCTGCGCCACCAACCGGCCGCTGGAAGACCTGGTGGAGCAGGGGCAGTTTCGCGAGGATCTTTACTACCGCATCAACGTCTTCCCTGTGTTCATCCCCCCCCTGCGGGAGCGGCCCGAGGACATCCTGCCCCTGACCGAACACTTCCTGCAGATGTTCAGCAAGGAGTACAACCGTCCGGTGCGGCGCATTTCCACCCCGGCCATCGACCTTCTGCTGCAATACCACTGGCCCGGCAACGTGCGCGAGCTGAAAAACGTGGTGGAACGCGCTGTGCTCATCTGCGACGACGCCGTGCTGCGCGCCCACCACCTGCCCAGCACCCTGCAGAGCGCCGAGAGCAGCAGCACGGGCCGCACGGCGGATTCCCTGGGCTTTACGGAAACCATCGCCCGCATGGAACAGGAATTTATTGTGGACGCCCTCAAAAACGCCAGGGGCAACATCCACCAGGCCGCCCGCGACCTGGGCATCACCTACCGGATCATCTATTACAAGATGAAGAAGTACGGCATTGACCACCGCCGCTTTCTGCCTTCGGCCCTGTCCGAAGGCGAGAACAAGGAAAAAGCGTAA
- the truB gene encoding tRNA pseudouridine(55) synthase TruB encodes MPQLHGVLVLRKPAGPSSAQCLTAIKRLGQKKIGHAGTLDPMASGVLLVLLGQATKLSGHLLEGGGKVYSGTLRLGQTTDTWDATGALTAEAPWEGVSEAQVREEIAAWCALAEQAVPPYSAAKHEGQPLYRLARKGLAAPSKVKRIEISQADTLEVSLPLVRFRVACSSGTYIRSLAHSLGTRLGCGAVLTELTREYSHPFGLDLARDPADFTANPALLPGCVQPLSAALPHWPQVELLPDEAARVRNGVAVPCRAGAAGERALLLERGAALALAQRAATPAGPCWTVLRGLWN; translated from the coding sequence TTGCCGCAGCTGCACGGCGTGCTGGTGCTGCGCAAGCCCGCGGGGCCCAGCTCCGCCCAGTGTCTTACGGCCATCAAGCGCCTGGGGCAGAAAAAGATCGGGCATGCCGGCACCTTGGACCCCATGGCTTCGGGCGTGCTGCTGGTGCTGCTGGGGCAGGCCACCAAGCTCTCCGGCCATTTGCTGGAGGGCGGGGGCAAGGTGTACTCCGGCACGTTGCGCCTGGGGCAGACGACGGACACCTGGGACGCCACGGGCGCGCTCACGGCCGAAGCGCCGTGGGAAGGGGTGAGCGAGGCGCAGGTGCGGGAGGAGATCGCCGCCTGGTGCGCGCTTGCGGAGCAGGCCGTGCCGCCCTATTCGGCGGCCAAGCACGAGGGCCAGCCCCTGTACCGGCTGGCGCGTAAGGGCCTTGCCGCGCCCAGCAAGGTCAAACGCATAGAAATTTCACAGGCGGACACGCTCGAAGTAAGCCTGCCGCTTGTGCGCTTTCGGGTCGCATGCAGTTCCGGCACCTATATACGCTCCCTGGCCCACAGCCTGGGGACGCGCTTGGGGTGCGGAGCCGTGCTCACGGAACTGACCCGAGAGTACAGTCACCCCTTCGGTCTTGACCTGGCCCGCGATCCGGCGGACTTCACGGCCAATCCCGCCTTGTTGCCGGGCTGCGTGCAGCCTTTGAGCGCGGCTTTGCCGCACTGGCCGCAGGTGGAGCTTCTGCCGGACGAAGCCGCCCGGGTGCGCAACGGCGTGGCCGTGCCCTGCCGCGCGGGGGCCGCGGGCGAGCGCGCCCTGCTCCTGGAGCGGGGGGCGGCCCTGGCCCTGGCGCAACGGGCGGCAACGCCCGCCGGGCCCTGCTGGACCGTACTGCGGGGACTTTGGAACTAA
- the pnp gene encoding polyribonucleotide nucleotidyltransferase, which translates to MQQDIFNPTRVTAQVGGKEIILETGRLANQAHGAVWVQCGGTVVLVTVCSQPLEFDKGFFPLTVEYSEKMYAAGRIPGSFFRREIGRPSERETLVSRLIDRPIRPLFPKGLHEDVQVLANVISADQENESDVLALTGASAALMLSPLPFAGPVAGGRVGRVNGQFVLNPSFEQQAQSDINLIFAASGDALTMVEGDARFVAEDVIIDALEWGRQQIQPLVAAQLKLRELAGKEKMAFTPHDEDPVLVARVRELALAAGLEEALRVPDKLPRKEARKAIKEKVAENLRNDPAWADNEAALKNVGEILSDQEKKLVRARIVNEGTRIDGRDTKSVRPIQIQTGVLPRAHGSALFRRGETKSLVVTTLGSSTDEQRMDSLTGDVTKRFMLHYNFPPFCVGEVKPVRVSRREIGHGALAEKSLRPVLPAPEDFPFTLRVVAETMESNGSSSMAAVCGGSLSLMDAGVPVSAPVAGVAMGLIKEGDKYIVLTDILGDEDALGDMDFKIAGTADGVTGVQMDIKVTGLTTEIMRAAMRQAHEARQHILDEMARAIAEPRKELSRFAPQHAEVFVNPDIIRLIIGPGGKNIKAITAATGASVDIEDSGRVSIFAPTAEALEKAREMVSYYDQRPDLGKNYMAKVRKIMEIGVIVEVLPNVEALVHVSQLDVKRVEQPGDVAHLGEDMLVKVIEINGDRIRASRKAVLLEEQGHPWNPEETARPPRSDRGPRDRHDRGDRGGRDRRPPRGDR; encoded by the coding sequence ATGCAACAAGACATTTTTAATCCCACGCGGGTCACGGCCCAGGTGGGCGGCAAAGAAATTATTCTGGAAACAGGCCGCCTGGCCAATCAGGCCCACGGCGCCGTGTGGGTGCAGTGCGGCGGCACCGTGGTGCTGGTCACCGTGTGCTCCCAGCCGCTGGAGTTTGACAAGGGCTTCTTCCCCCTTACGGTGGAGTATTCCGAAAAAATGTACGCCGCCGGGCGCATCCCCGGCAGCTTTTTCCGTCGGGAAATCGGCCGTCCTTCGGAGCGCGAGACGCTGGTTTCGCGGCTTATCGACCGGCCCATCCGTCCTTTGTTCCCCAAGGGTCTTCATGAGGACGTGCAGGTGCTGGCCAACGTCATCTCTGCGGATCAGGAGAACGAATCGGACGTGCTGGCCCTGACCGGCGCTTCGGCCGCGCTCATGCTCTCGCCCCTGCCCTTTGCCGGGCCGGTGGCCGGCGGGCGCGTGGGCCGCGTCAACGGCCAGTTTGTGCTCAACCCTTCCTTTGAGCAGCAGGCCCAGAGCGACATCAACCTCATCTTTGCCGCCTCAGGCGACGCCCTGACCATGGTGGAGGGCGACGCCCGCTTTGTGGCCGAAGACGTGATTATCGACGCCCTGGAATGGGGCCGGCAGCAGATCCAGCCCCTGGTGGCCGCGCAGCTCAAGCTGCGCGAGCTGGCGGGCAAGGAGAAAATGGCCTTCACCCCGCACGACGAAGACCCCGTGCTGGTGGCCCGCGTGCGGGAGCTGGCCCTGGCCGCCGGGCTGGAAGAAGCCCTGCGCGTGCCCGACAAGCTGCCCCGTAAGGAGGCCCGCAAGGCCATTAAGGAAAAAGTGGCGGAAAATCTGCGCAACGACCCGGCCTGGGCCGATAACGAGGCCGCCCTCAAGAACGTGGGCGAAATCCTTTCGGACCAGGAAAAGAAACTGGTGCGCGCCCGCATCGTTAACGAGGGCACGCGCATTGACGGCCGCGACACCAAGAGCGTGCGGCCCATCCAGATCCAGACCGGCGTGCTGCCCCGGGCCCACGGTTCGGCCCTGTTCCGCCGGGGCGAAACCAAGTCTCTGGTGGTGACCACCCTGGGCTCCTCCACGGACGAGCAGCGCATGGATTCCCTCACCGGCGACGTGACCAAGCGCTTTATGCTGCACTACAACTTCCCGCCTTTCTGCGTGGGCGAGGTGAAGCCCGTGCGCGTTTCCCGGCGTGAAATCGGCCACGGCGCTCTGGCGGAAAAATCCCTGCGGCCCGTGCTGCCCGCCCCCGAGGACTTCCCCTTCACCCTGCGCGTGGTGGCGGAAACCATGGAATCCAACGGTTCGTCCTCCATGGCTGCGGTCTGCGGCGGCTCCCTCTCCCTTATGGACGCGGGCGTTCCCGTGAGCGCCCCTGTGGCCGGTGTGGCCATGGGCCTTATTAAGGAAGGGGATAAGTACATCGTGCTTACCGACATCCTGGGCGACGAAGACGCCCTGGGCGACATGGACTTCAAGATCGCCGGCACGGCCGATGGCGTCACCGGCGTGCAGATGGACATCAAGGTCACGGGCCTGACCACGGAGATCATGCGCGCCGCCATGCGCCAGGCCCACGAGGCCCGGCAGCACATCCTGGACGAAATGGCCCGGGCCATCGCCGAGCCGCGCAAGGAGCTTTCGCGCTTTGCCCCGCAGCACGCCGAGGTTTTTGTCAACCCTGACATCATCCGGCTGATCATCGGCCCCGGCGGCAAGAACATCAAGGCCATCACCGCGGCCACGGGCGCTTCCGTGGATATTGAGGATTCTGGCCGGGTGTCCATCTTCGCGCCCACGGCGGAAGCCCTGGAAAAAGCCCGCGAGATGGTCTCCTACTACGACCAGCGTCCGGATCTGGGCAAGAACTACATGGCCAAGGTGCGCAAGATCATGGAGATCGGCGTCATCGTGGAAGTGCTGCCCAATGTGGAGGCCCTGGTGCACGTTTCGCAACTGGACGTGAAGCGCGTGGAGCAGCCCGGCGACGTGGCGCATCTGGGCGAAGACATGCTGGTTAAGGTCATTGAGATCAACGGCGACCGCATCCGCGCCAGCCGCAAGGCCGTGCTGCTGGAGGAACAGGGCCACCCCTGGAACCCGGAGGAAACGGCCCGTCCGCCCCGCTCGGACCGCGGCCCCCGCGACCGGCACGACCGCGGTGATCGCGGCGGTCGCGACCGTCGCCCCCCGCGCGGCGACCGCTAG
- a CDS encoding DHH family phosphoesterase, whose translation MLQTELVPQAYRAHAERMAAALTGLDRVVVAAHVHPDGDAVGSLAAAGHILRALGRRFMLYARPGLPRYLDFFTLPAPLYSSLERPPFAPRAALLLDCGEPERLGPELAAALPRLKSVNIDHHLGGSGMGSLDNWVEPEAAATAQLVGYTALAAGLPLTGGLAQGVLLGLVTDTGGFAHGNTSAAVLALAAHLVAGGCDLAALRERMDNTWTLGHLHLWGELMGRAQLLENGSVAFCPVYLEDFRRHQAMKEDLEGFVEHLRRLRGTRAAVLLREDAPERCKFSLRSFGPVDVRAVAARLGGGGHRNAAGGTVQLSMPAAQAALLEAIRQEAQERAVEEGSAAQGTEAGSAAGSGAGSAADSQAGQVGF comes from the coding sequence ATGCTGCAGACTGAGCTTGTGCCCCAGGCTTACAGAGCGCATGCCGAGCGCATGGCGGCGGCCCTGACCGGGCTGGACCGCGTGGTGGTGGCCGCGCATGTGCATCCGGACGGCGACGCCGTGGGCTCGCTGGCGGCTGCCGGGCACATTCTGCGGGCGCTGGGGCGGCGGTTCATGCTCTACGCCCGGCCGGGGCTGCCGCGCTATCTGGATTTTTTTACTTTGCCTGCGCCGTTGTATTCCAGCCTGGAGCGCCCTCCGTTTGCGCCGCGCGCGGCCCTGCTGCTGGACTGCGGCGAGCCGGAGCGTCTGGGGCCGGAGCTGGCGGCAGCGCTGCCGAGGCTGAAAAGCGTGAACATCGACCACCATCTGGGCGGCAGCGGCATGGGCAGCCTGGACAACTGGGTGGAGCCGGAGGCCGCGGCCACGGCGCAGCTGGTGGGGTACACGGCGCTGGCGGCCGGGTTGCCGCTGACGGGCGGGCTGGCGCAGGGCGTGCTGCTGGGTCTGGTGACGGATACGGGCGGCTTTGCCCACGGCAACACCAGCGCGGCAGTATTGGCGCTTGCCGCGCACCTGGTGGCCGGGGGCTGCGATCTGGCGGCCCTGCGCGAGCGCATGGACAATACCTGGACCTTGGGGCATCTGCACCTGTGGGGCGAGCTCATGGGGCGGGCGCAGCTGCTGGAAAACGGCAGCGTGGCCTTTTGCCCCGTGTATCTGGAAGATTTTCGTCGGCACCAGGCCATGAAGGAAGACCTGGAGGGCTTTGTGGAGCACCTGCGGCGGCTGCGCGGCACGCGGGCGGCGGTGCTGCTGCGGGAGGACGCGCCGGAGCGCTGCAAGTTCAGCCTGCGTTCTTTTGGGCCGGTGGACGTGCGGGCTGTGGCCGCGCGCCTTGGCGGCGGCGGGCACCGCAATGCGGCGGGCGGCACGGTGCAGTTGTCCATGCCCGCGGCCCAGGCAGCTCTGCTGGAGGCCATCCGGCAGGAAGCGCAGGAGCGGGCGGTGGAAGAGGGCTCGGCGGCCCAGGGAACGGAAGCCGGTTCTGCAGCGGGTTCCGGGGCTGGTTCCGCAGCGGATTCTCAGGCCGGGCAGGTCGGCTTTTGA
- a CDS encoding DUF503 domain-containing protein produces MFMAVLTVEFSLHGNDNLKAKRRVANSLKQKTRNRFNVAIAEAGTEESLTSLRLAVVSVSNSERHLRSRMDKCALMMEAVCPEEMVDSQVEIYAAD; encoded by the coding sequence ATGTTCATGGCGGTGCTTACCGTGGAGTTCAGTTTGCACGGCAACGACAATCTCAAGGCCAAGCGGCGGGTGGCCAACAGCCTGAAGCAGAAGACCCGCAATCGTTTTAACGTGGCCATTGCCGAGGCGGGTACGGAAGAGAGCCTGACCAGCCTGCGGCTGGCGGTGGTTTCCGTATCCAACAGCGAGCGTCATTTGCGCAGCCGCATGGACAAATGCGCGCTGATGATGGAGGCGGTCTGCCCGGAAGAGATGGTGGACAGTCAGGTGGAGATATATGCTGCAGACTGA
- the rpsO gene encoding 30S ribosomal protein S15, giving the protein MAMDAEAKKTVIEAHAKHEGDTGSPEVQVALLTARIEGLTGHFKEHKKDFHSRTGLLKLVGRRRNILNYLKKKDVQRYRALIEKLGLRK; this is encoded by the coding sequence GTGGCAATGGATGCTGAAGCGAAAAAAACGGTTATTGAAGCCCACGCTAAACACGAAGGCGATACCGGCTCCCCCGAAGTGCAGGTGGCCCTGCTCACCGCGCGCATTGAGGGCCTTACCGGGCACTTCAAAGAGCACAAAAAGGACTTCCATTCCCGCACGGGCCTGCTCAAGCTGGTGGGCCGCCGTCGCAACATTCTCAATTACCTGAAGAAGAAAGACGTGCAGCGTTACCGCGCGCTGATCGAGAAGCTCGGTCTGCGCAAGTGA